From Pseudomonas hormoni:
TTGATTGAAGCCTTCCTCGACCCTGCCTCGTCGACCTACAGTTACGTGATCTACGAAGCCGACGACGGCCAGTGTGCGATCGTCGACCCGGTGCTTGATTACGACCCGGCTGCCGGGCGCACCGCCACCACCCAGGCGGATAAAATCATCGCCTTCGTCCGCGAACACCGCCTCCACGTGCAATGGCTGCTGGAAACCCACGCCCATGCCGATCACCTGTCCGCCGCGCCTTATCTGCGTGGGGAACTGGGCGGCAGGATTGCGATTGGCCAGTCGATCAGCAAGGTTCAGGGCGTGTTCAAAAGCCTGTTCAACCTTGAGCCGGAATTTGCAGTGGACGGTTCGCAGTTCGATCATCTGTTCGCCCCGGACGAATCGTTCATGATCGGTAATCTCAAGGCCACGGCCCTGCATGTGCCCGGTCATACGCCGGCGGACATGGCCTACGTGATCGGCGGCAATCTGATTCTGGTGG
This genomic window contains:
- a CDS encoding MBL fold metallo-hydrolase; translated protein: MPALIEAFLDPASSTYSYVIYEADDGQCAIVDPVLDYDPAAGRTATTQADKIIAFVREHRLHVQWLLETHAHADHLSAAPYLRGELGGRIAIGQSISKVQGVFKSLFNLEPEFAVDGSQFDHLFAPDESFMIGNLKATALHVPGHTPADMAYVIGGNLILVGDTLFMPDVGTARCDFPGGNANQLFASIQKLLAFPASVSLYVCHDYPPEGRESRCMATVGEQRKSNVHVRDGIDEAAFVAMRTQRDAGLGMPTLLLPAIQVNVRAGNLPPAEDNGVTYLKIPLNKI